One genomic window of Halovivax cerinus includes the following:
- a CDS encoding M24 family metallopeptidase has product MDTAYPQLTRYLEASDADGYLVDADGEDSDQYYLSGYHAPDDFVTLYADGTVSLLVSELEYTRAKDDSDADVVYKLSDFDYADRVDRLGPDRGRAETVAEFLADSGVESVAVPPAFPIGTGDALREFGIDVVTDRDSVVETTRAVKTETEIDHVAETQRANEAAMDAAAEMLERATIDGDTLYLDGEQLTSERVRRRIELTLLEHGCGMDDCIVASGASSARAHDSGYGPLDANVPITVDIFPRNKRTRYHADMTRTFVKGEPTERIREWYALTEEAYRAALDAIAPGVTGEAVHGAACEVYEEAGYPTLRTDESTEDGFFHSTGHGVGLDVHEAPSLSLGGGELAAGHVVTVEPGLYEQGTGGVRIEDLVVVTEDGYRNLTSYPTDFQIV; this is encoded by the coding sequence ATGGACACAGCGTACCCCCAGCTGACGAGGTACCTCGAAGCGTCAGACGCGGACGGCTACCTCGTAGACGCTGACGGCGAAGACAGCGATCAGTACTACCTCTCCGGCTACCACGCCCCAGACGATTTCGTCACGCTGTACGCCGACGGGACGGTTTCCCTTCTGGTCTCAGAACTCGAGTACACGCGGGCGAAAGACGACAGCGACGCGGACGTCGTGTACAAACTGTCCGACTTCGACTACGCCGACAGGGTCGATCGACTGGGGCCGGATCGCGGGCGGGCCGAAACCGTCGCCGAATTCCTGGCGGACAGCGGGGTCGAGTCCGTCGCGGTCCCGCCGGCGTTCCCGATCGGGACTGGCGACGCTCTGCGCGAGTTCGGGATCGACGTCGTCACCGACCGCGACTCCGTGGTCGAGACGACCAGAGCGGTCAAGACGGAGACCGAAATCGACCACGTCGCAGAGACCCAACGGGCGAACGAGGCGGCGATGGACGCCGCCGCGGAGATGCTAGAGCGGGCGACGATCGACGGGGACACCCTCTACCTGGACGGAGAACAGTTGACCAGCGAACGAGTGCGCCGACGCATCGAACTGACCCTGTTAGAGCACGGGTGCGGGATGGACGACTGCATCGTCGCGTCCGGTGCCTCGTCCGCCCGCGCCCACGACTCGGGGTACGGCCCGCTCGACGCGAACGTCCCGATCACCGTCGACATCTTCCCCCGGAACAAGCGAACCCGGTACCACGCGGATATGACGCGCACGTTCGTCAAGGGCGAACCGACCGAGCGCATCCGCGAGTGGTACGCGTTGACCGAGGAGGCCTATCGAGCGGCACTCGACGCGATCGCTCCAGGCGTCACCGGTGAAGCCGTCCACGGCGCGGCGTGCGAGGTCTACGAGGAGGCCGGATACCCGACGTTACGGACCGACGAGTCGACCGAGGACGGGTTCTTCCACAGCACCGGACACGGCGTCGGGCTCGACGTCCACGAAGCGCCGTCACTCTCGCTGGGCGGCGGCGAACTGGCGGCCGGCCACGTCGTCACCGTCGAACCGGGCCTGTACGAACAGGGGACTGGCGGGGTCAGGATCGAGGATCTCGTCGTGGTGACCGAAGACGGCTACAGGAATCTGACGTCGTACCCGACCGATTTCCAGATCGTGTGA
- a CDS encoding ABC transporter permease, with amino-acid sequence MSVHGSEVEDEIDDTGDDRTVDPNVGLSYTFKQVRRDTTARIGLFVISLVFAIAVLTSIDYYVFDYAFAERFLYHPEKDPEVYRPHLPPIGIENTHGSGALEHPLGTDHRGRDILVRLLYGTRIAVTAGLLATLIGFVGGTLTGAVSGYYGGWVDDVLQRAMETLYAIPFLVLVIAFMAAFGQNLMFAMLGIGIISMPVFNRLIRSRVVSVREEEYIKAAKASGIRNRTIILRYIIPNSFAPVLVQGTLQIGYAILAIAGLSFLGFGVQPPTPSWGQMLAQSRDYMLPNPWFSIWPGAAILLTVVAFNTFGDGLQDALDPRIDN; translated from the coding sequence CGATGACACCGGCGACGACCGAACCGTCGACCCCAACGTCGGACTGTCGTATACGTTCAAACAGGTTCGCCGAGATACGACGGCACGTATCGGCCTCTTCGTCATCTCGCTCGTGTTCGCCATTGCGGTACTCACGTCGATCGATTACTACGTCTTCGACTACGCGTTCGCGGAGCGGTTCCTCTATCACCCCGAAAAAGACCCAGAGGTGTATCGACCACATCTACCCCCTATCGGCATCGAAAACACCCACGGGAGCGGCGCGTTGGAACACCCGCTCGGCACCGACCACCGAGGTCGCGACATTCTCGTCCGCTTACTCTACGGGACCCGAATCGCTGTCACTGCGGGACTACTCGCGACGCTCATCGGCTTCGTCGGCGGCACGCTGACGGGTGCCGTCTCCGGCTACTACGGCGGCTGGGTCGACGACGTGCTCCAGCGAGCGATGGAGACGCTGTACGCGATCCCGTTCCTGGTCCTCGTGATCGCGTTCATGGCCGCGTTCGGGCAGAACCTGATGTTCGCGATGCTCGGCATCGGGATCATCTCGATGCCGGTGTTCAACCGGCTGATCCGCTCGCGGGTGGTCAGCGTCCGCGAAGAGGAGTACATCAAGGCCGCGAAGGCCAGCGGGATACGAAACCGGACGATCATCCTCCGGTACATCATCCCGAACAGCTTCGCCCCCGTGCTCGTCCAGGGCACGTTACAGATCGGCTACGCGATCCTCGCGATCGCCGGCCTCTCCTTCCTCGGGTTCGGCGTGCAACCGCCGACGCCGAGTTGGGGCCAGATGCTCGCACAGTCGCGCGATTACATGCTTCCGAACCCCTGGTTCAGTATCTGGCCGGGGGCGGCCATCCTGCTCACCGTCGTGGCCTTCAACACGTTCGGTGACGGGCTGCAGGACGCACTCGACCCTCGAATTGATAACTAA
- a CDS encoding ABC transporter ATP-binding protein — MSRNSIADGDARPDAGTDALLEVDGLTKHFPNDESFFDALSVDLSNPTRPVELDRTWVRAVDDVSFDIREGEILGLVGESGCGKSTLAQAVLNLIQPTAGEVRFKGEDLSSLSRSALRNRRQDVQMVFQDPQSSLNPRMKVGQIIEAPMKAHDMLTKEGRKERTAELLEKVGLEPHHYNRYPHEFSGGQRQRVNLARALSVDPDFIVCDEPVSALDVSIQASVLNTMKELQEEFGLTYLFITHDLSVVRYITDRVAVMYLGNIVEIAETTDLFEDPQHPYTKSLLNALPIPDPEHSQDRTILEGEVPSPSDPPSGCRFRTRCPELIAPDDLDVAEDEWAALLSFVRAVERRTFDPLMTVSELESAYFGDVTLDGRSARIVDDALSALKADDVERAAAILDERITMESVCATEDPGYGVESEAGRYCACHRVTADER, encoded by the coding sequence ATGAGTCGTAATTCGATCGCAGACGGGGACGCACGCCCCGACGCCGGAACCGACGCGCTCCTCGAAGTGGACGGCCTCACGAAGCACTTTCCGAACGACGAGAGCTTCTTCGATGCCCTCTCGGTCGATCTCTCGAACCCCACTCGTCCGGTCGAACTCGATCGAACGTGGGTTCGGGCCGTCGACGACGTCAGTTTCGACATCCGCGAGGGAGAGATTCTCGGTCTGGTCGGCGAATCTGGGTGTGGAAAGAGCACCCTCGCACAGGCGGTCCTCAACCTGATACAGCCGACGGCGGGCGAGGTTCGATTCAAGGGAGAAGATCTCTCGTCGCTCTCACGATCGGCCCTTCGAAACCGCCGACAGGACGTCCAGATGGTGTTCCAGGACCCGCAGTCGTCGTTGAACCCGCGCATGAAGGTCGGCCAGATCATCGAAGCGCCGATGAAGGCCCACGACATGCTCACGAAAGAGGGTCGCAAGGAGCGAACGGCCGAACTCCTCGAGAAGGTCGGACTGGAGCCACACCACTACAATCGGTACCCGCACGAGTTCTCCGGGGGGCAGCGCCAGCGGGTCAACCTGGCCCGCGCGCTGTCCGTCGACCCGGACTTCATCGTCTGTGACGAACCCGTCAGCGCGCTCGACGTCTCGATCCAGGCGAGCGTCCTCAACACGATGAAAGAGTTACAGGAGGAGTTCGGCCTCACCTACCTCTTCATCACGCACGACCTGTCCGTCGTTCGGTACATCACCGACCGCGTTGCGGTGATGTACCTCGGAAACATCGTCGAGATCGCCGAGACGACGGACCTCTTCGAAGATCCGCAACACCCCTACACGAAGTCGTTACTGAACGCCCTTCCCATCCCCGATCCGGAACACAGCCAGGATCGGACGATCCTCGAAGGCGAGGTCCCGAGCCCGTCCGACCCGCCGAGCGGATGCCGGTTCCGGACGCGGTGTCCCGAACTCATCGCACCGGACGACCTGGACGTGGCCGAGGACGAGTGGGCGGCGCTCCTCTCGTTCGTCAGGGCCGTCGAGCGACGAACGTTCGATCCCCTCATGACGGTTTCCGAGCTCGAATCCGCGTACTTCGGCGACGTTACGCTAGACGGTCGGTCGGCGCGGATCGTCGACGATGCGCTCTCCGCACTGAAAGCAGACGACGTCGAACGCGCGGCGGCCATCCTCGACGAACGGATCACGATGGAGAGCGTCTGCGCGACGGAGGATCCGGGCTACGGGGTCGAATCCGAGGCCGGCCGGTACTGCGCCTGCCACCGCGTCACCGCGGACGAGCGGTGA
- a CDS encoding ABC transporter ATP-binding protein → MSEQPLLSVDNLTVEFDTEAGIVRAVDDVSFDIHGGEIVGLVGESGAGKSVTGRSLLRLVESPGAIVGGTVTFRGQTIVDGDNPENSMSMDRLRSEIRGQEISLIFQDPMESLNPVFTVGAQMREIIESNRDVDGQAARTAAIEMLHEVGIPDPESRYDEYPHEFSGGMRQRVLIAMALACEPRLIVADEPTTALDVTVEGQILRMVQELQDKYDTSFVWITHDMGVVAELCDRVNVMYLGEVVEQAGVRDLFRDPAHPYTEALLSSIPRPDRDVELLQTIAGRMPNGLDPPEGCRFHPRCPDARDVCQTVRPDPRLVDGTAGERDSARRAACVKHDAFDVGYDTSSPLDTEATRLADETEVTVPDES, encoded by the coding sequence ATGAGTGAACAACCGTTACTCAGCGTCGACAATCTCACCGTCGAGTTCGACACCGAAGCGGGGATCGTTCGCGCCGTCGATGACGTCTCGTTCGACATCCACGGCGGAGAAATAGTCGGTCTCGTCGGCGAATCGGGCGCCGGAAAGAGCGTGACCGGTCGGAGCCTCCTCCGTCTCGTCGAGTCGCCGGGTGCCATCGTCGGCGGGACCGTGACGTTTCGCGGTCAGACGATCGTAGACGGCGACAATCCCGAGAATTCGATGTCGATGGACCGGCTTCGATCCGAGATTCGTGGCCAGGAGATCTCCCTCATCTTCCAGGATCCGATGGAGAGTCTGAACCCTGTCTTCACTGTCGGCGCCCAGATGCGAGAGATCATCGAGTCGAACCGGGACGTCGACGGACAGGCGGCACGGACGGCGGCGATCGAGATGCTGCACGAAGTGGGCATCCCGGACCCGGAATCCCGGTACGACGAGTATCCACACGAGTTTTCGGGGGGAATGCGCCAGCGAGTCCTCATCGCGATGGCACTCGCGTGCGAGCCACGATTGATCGTGGCGGACGAACCGACCACGGCACTCGACGTCACCGTCGAGGGTCAGATCCTGCGAATGGTCCAGGAGCTACAGGACAAGTACGATACGAGCTTCGTCTGGATCACTCACGACATGGGCGTCGTCGCGGAGCTCTGTGACCGGGTGAACGTGATGTACCTCGGTGAGGTTGTCGAACAGGCCGGCGTCCGTGACCTCTTTCGGGACCCGGCCCACCCCTACACGGAAGCGTTGCTCTCCTCGATCCCACGACCGGATCGAGACGTCGAACTGCTCCAGACCATCGCCGGTCGGATGCCGAACGGGCTCGATCCGCCGGAGGGGTGTCGCTTCCACCCGCGATGTCCGGACGCACGGGACGTCTGTCAAACGGTCCGTCCGGACCCCCGGCTCGTCGACGGGACGGCCGGCGAGCGGGACAGCGCGAGGCGAGCGGCGTGCGTCAAACACGACGCCTTCGACGTCGGATACGACACGAGCAGCCCGCTGGACACGGAAGCGACTCGGCTCGCCGACGAAACGGAGGTGACCGTTCCCGATGAGTCGTAA